atatataaatttatataaagtCTAAACCTAAATGTTACTTGGGGCAaagtctaaaataataataaaaaaaaaaaagtctaaatatAAAGTTAATCCGTTTACACTACGGTTGTGTTCCAAATCCGCTCCGTACTCCCTATATTAGTACACTCCCTAGGGTTTGACTTCCAACCTAGTGAacactatatagtgcactacGTCTCTACTACGAATGTTTTTCTAAACAACCTACTGTCGCTAAAATATTGCGTCACGGTTCATGTTTACCGACTAAAGTTTATTATGGAAGAATATGCCCGTGAACCCTGGTAAAGTATAACACACCTGACAGCTTTATCTACCGAATAGATCAGATTTAGATcgaatttaaacacaaatataaagggtagatttttttcttaatcagtTTGattagacatacacacataacaagtatattgcttgtgtttttttgttctctctggTCATTTATATCAGATAAAAACCATCATATGTGgatgttattaatataattactcATGGTAGCTCATCTGTACAATTTTATAGCAGTGAACTAAAGGTGTTTAAAGTCAAAACAACACCTGATACACTCATATTAGAtctacacacagatatataacacacactgtgtcacTGCTGTGGATCTTTTAATATGTTATAATACTGCCATGTTATGTATATTTTTCTATGATGCATAAAGactattttcacacacacacacacacacatatatatgtgtgtgtgtgtgtgtgtgaaaatagtCTTTATGCATCATagaaaaattttatatatatatatatatatatacatatacatatagctCAGTTGTTATGTAATATGTTGAGCTACTGGTCAgaatgttgtgagttcaaatcccagcattaccaagatgccactgcttttttgtttgtttgttttgtttgtttgtttgtttgttttgtttctttgtttgtaaaATTGTTGCTCTGGTAGATGCCGTGACTGGAAACTTAAAATTTTGCTGGaaacctgttttctttttttttttttttgagtggtcTGTTTATGTGAAATATCCAGAGAGCATTGAAATGGAGCTGTTTAAACTCCCAGCAACACTGCTGGACCTGATACACTCATACAATCCCAACACAGCCAAGCCTCCACTGCTAGGCctttgagcaaggtccttatcTCTCAACTGCTGGGTTGGGtgaaaaaatagattaaaaatatGTTCTGCAACTGgaccaaatggcataaatgtgttatttttacaaatcgGGTTATCCCTTTATATTGGAAACAGGTTCTGAGATACTGTACATGGTAACACAAGCACCTAATAAAACAGGATGTAAGAATAGATACATACACATGAGTAAATATGTAACCTAGGAAATGCAGAACTGAAACCTGTACATCatccatgtgtgtatgtgtgtgtttttagtccATGGAGAATAGTAGACGACTGTGGAGGTGCCTTCACAATGGGAGCCATCGGTGGTGGGATTTTTCAATCTGTCAAAGGCTTCCGAAATGCACCCATGGTGAGTTTCAgtaatacaaacataaaaagaaCATCCCGACTCTCAATTCTTCATGATTATAAACAACACCCTCTGTTTCTCAGGGCACACGACATCGACTGAAAGGCAGCGTGAATGCTGTGCGCATCCGAGCTCCACAGATTGGAGGTGAGCTTATCGTTTTTCATCGTATTGTGTTGTGCCGTCTGTTCTGTTCTCCTAGAACAGTGGTGAGGTATAAAGAAGGTTCACACAGACAATATTTGACCTGAATTCCAGTTTTGTATTACCTGTTTCCTCAGTGTTCATGTTCCTATTAACGAATAAGAGCTGAAAGGGGTTGGGGTTACACAAATGAGaacttgctgctttttttttacttctttatcTGTTCTTATTTATATCTCCTTTTTCATGGGAAGGATTTATTGTCCTTTTTGCACTGGACTCTCCTTACATGACAATACATGCTGACAATCAGATAAACCGGAAACaggaataaaggaataaaacactaatgTGGGctgttaaagtaaaataatcattGATGGAAGCAGAATTACACttatcacacaaacactgattaGTTTCTAGCCCAACAAAaaggttttattccttttaaccTAAAGCAgtttgctaatgctaacaaaTGTGTAGTATTTAAAGGTCAAAAAGTTGTACACATTCTCAGTTTATAGCAATATCTCCCTTACTAGCCTCTTTTTTTATGGTAATAAATctacaaaaaatgcagcttgttacATTAACTAGAAACTAAACTATTCCTTATTTGTAAGGAATATGTAGTTTTCAGAGATTCTTTCTGAGATTTGAATCAGCACAGAATCTAAAAATAGCACTCAGTTTGAAAAAGCATAGTAATATATTAGTATGCGATTATACTAAAGTGACAAGTTTActttttgtttgtctgctttagtgttgtataaagtactagaaagcaatacctgagtaaaagtacaagtatcgtactagaaaaagactttggtagaagtgaaagttaccttttagaatattactcaagtaaaagtcttaaagtatctgatatttactgtacttaagtatcaaaagtcattttctgatatttaatgtacttaagtatttgaagtaaaagtaaaaagtaaaatttcagtgattttcggtaggcataagagcaggggcggttctagggtctcatctttagggggttttagccctcagtgagaatttaaaacaagaagagttttatattatatattatatgactacatagtaagccaaaagttatggtattattaaatggcaaaagtggaaaccagaattttatgcatgatgtaatgataccagtcttgaatcaaatcagttctcAAATCAAattatgtgtgcattctctacagtgtgtccaatgaatgcagtcattaataaaaaatattcacaagacaaagaccaaatcaataaatgttatttttatttagtattgaatggattgtttgcattaatattttgtttgtgctatcaactctggtaataagtatagtgaaatttcactgcgtttggttgccgtctttgcggctttccgccgattaacgttatagataaacacctccagctctgacctgtgcttctccgtagagcgtgctgagcgtaatgcaatccaggagcagtgattcgccaaacctcccttattgcagtcgcacacatttcttctgattttattttgtagtaacgagtaacaaagatgcttagtggaaatataacggagtaaaagtatacattttatctaggaaatgtagtggagtaaaagtgaaaggtgacataaatttaaatagcgaagtaaagtacagatacgtgaaatttctacttaagtacagtaacgaagtatttgtactccgttacattacaacactggtctGCTTGATTCTTACATTTACGTGTTTGAATCAATCTCTGTGGTTCTGTGAATTATTAGTAGGCGACGTGACACTTTTAATGAAACCAAGTCGATTTTTACTTCGGAAACACCCTGACCTTTGTTGTGTGACTCACAGGTAGTTTTGCAGTGTGGGGAGGTCTCTTCTCCACTATAGATTGCGGCTTGGTGCGGCTTAGGGGGAAAGAGGACCCGTGGAACTCCATCACCAGTGGAGCAATGACGGGGGCCATACTGGCTTCACGCAGTGAGTATACAATGGCACAGCATTGGGTTTACGCAGCGGTCCAgatttaaatgaacacatttacaGCTGTTCTCAGTTAGACTCCGAAATGAACTTGTCCAAACCATTTTCTCAATATGTGCAGTTCTTCATCATAGTCTCCACCTACTGTATAGTTCATGACCTCATGTCACCATGTGCTATTGTTACGACCAATTGCAGGTTATAGTGTAGCTGTAAATTAGTGTGACTTTTTTTAAGAGAGCACAACTCATACACAAGCTCCTATTTTCAAGTACTTTATAGCCAATTTTTAACATCTCTCTTTCCATGGCTCTGACACTATTATCAGAGCTGCCATCGATGAAAATGAATCAgtcttgaccaatcagaatcgagctTTCTAGATTTGATGGTAGATATACTGTAGTCACACAGTAACTATTAATTAGGAGgtatgaaattaaaatattgaTGTTGTAATATGTTAGATTCTTACATCCGTCCTTCCATTTTCTTACACTTGGTCAAAGGGAACCTGGTGTCTGTTCCAGGGGACTTAGGGGACATGCtggacactcactcacacacccattcacacagtacggacaatttagagatgccagtctgtgtacaatgcatgtctttggcggAAGAAACTCCTGAAGCACGGGGTTAT
The genomic region above belongs to Tachysurus vachellii isolate PV-2020 chromosome 11, HZAU_Pvac_v1, whole genome shotgun sequence and contains:
- the timm17b gene encoding mitochondrial import inner membrane translocase subunit Tim17-B: MEEYAREPCPWRIVDDCGGAFTMGAIGGGIFQSVKGFRNAPMGTRHRLKGSVNAVRIRAPQIGGSFAVWGGLFSTIDCGLVRLRGKEDPWNSITSGAMTGAILASRSGPLAMVGSAMMGGVLLALIEGIGILLTRYTAQQFQNSSPFLEDPSQLPLKDSGQGQDSQGYGQFQ